In one window of Brassica rapa cultivar Chiifu-401-42 chromosome A07, CAAS_Brap_v3.01, whole genome shotgun sequence DNA:
- the LOC103832021 gene encoding gibberellin-regulated protein 1: protein MAISKALIASLLISLLVLQLVQADVENSNKKRGYRKKIDCGSACVARCRLSSRPNLCHRACGTCCARCNCVPPGTYGNYDKCQCYATLTTHGGRRKCP, encoded by the exons ATGGCGATTTCAAAAGCCCTTATTGCTTCTCTTCTCATATCTCTTCTTGTTCTCCAACTCGTCCAGGCCGATGTG GAAAACTCAAACAAAAAGAGGGGTTACCGCAAAAAAATTG ATTGTGGAAGTGCTTGTGTAGCAAGGTGCAGGCTCTCAAGTAGACCTAACCTTTGCCACAGAGCGTGCGGGACTTGTTGCGCAAGATGCAACTGTGTGCCACCTGGTACGTACGGAAACTACGACAAGTGCCAGTGCTATGCTACCCTCACCACCCACGGTGGTCGCCGCAAGTGCCCTTAA